tatatttttagatctTCAGGGACGAATCTGTCCACGAAATAAAAGCTCAGGAACTAATTTAtcctttttcctttattttaatatacatatttttgtctttattcctaaatttttttcgGTACATCACTGCTTGACTCCTTCTTTGTTCTCAGTTGGTTCTCTGAATCTCTGCATCTAGAATGCTATGAGCAACAAATGAGCAACTGAAAAGTATTAAACCAGTAATATGAAAATGTACCGATCTTCAGCTGTCCCAAATAATGGAGGTATTAATTAGTTGATTGCACTATTATTGACTTTCGTTAAAGCCAGCATCCGATTCTTTTCTACCTTTTCCTAGGGCTGCACATGGATCGAATAATACCCGCATATCCATGGTAATTATCTGTATCCGATCCAAAATTTAAGGATATTATCCGATTCGCAGAGCCATCGGATCGGATCGTATCTGATCTGTACTATGGTTGGATCGAATTGCGAATTTGGCAGTGATATCCGCAGATCCAATCCGCATATCCGCACGTCTCATATAAATATCATACTCTCATAGTTTAAGAAAGTAAACCctaatgtgatatgaattttaagtgtgttgttttatgaattttataatatcttgtttttaatttttatgttatactttaatttagaataattaaacttagatcttgtgttattatttttcttttgtaatttaagagaacttttattgataatattttaggaGTAAATAGGCTTAAACATGtgaaaaaatagattttctaaaGCCAAAAAGGGCCTTAAAACAATGTTTTTGAATTATGCGGATATACCTAATATCCgatcggatcggatcagatCCAACTTGAAATAATGTGAATATCATATCCGATCCTATCCGATGAATGCAATGCGGATCAGATAGAATTATAGGCTATATTTGATCCGATCCGTGTGTAGCCCTACTTTTTCCCCTTCCttgtgttgttttttttttcttttaaatcatTATGTACTGTTCTAATTAATGCTCATACAACGTAATAACAATTATTCTATATTGCGACATAAACCTTCTTGTTTATTCACGTATTCATTCATGCTGTTCGcaacttttttttcaatttcaggatGCTTGAGAAGAGGAGTTTGAGCTATTGTGATGGCCCCATTCCTCTCCCCATGGACGAACCCTTTCTCGCCGATAATGTCCACAGAATTTGTATTTGTGAAACAGGTACTACCctattaatttatttgtcacTTCCAACATACCAACATCATTATGATGCTGGCTCTTTGTAACCATGTGTGTCAGATCTTCTCTATGTTTAACTTAACATCAGTAAGATTCTAATGGATAATAAGATTATCCATTCTTTATTCGAATTATTATAACCTACATAACATGTTGTACTGTGGGATTTGGATTGTCTTTTCAATACCTGTCTTTCATGTTTGTTGTTGCCAAACCTTTCAATGGCCTTTTTTGGTTACTTCAAATTCACACATTTATTACTCTGTGGTTGTTATGAACTTCAACTAGAGTAGgtcttttgatcctttgaaaAACTGCTTTTATTGTTGCTTTGTTTTGTTTATGAAAAGCGGCTTTGTATCCAAAATAATAGaatttaagaagaaaaaaaaattacagcCTTCGATCTTAGTTTGACATTGCTTCCCATGTGATTGAGCAAGTtataataagtattattttcTACAAGTTACGAAGTCCCAACTGTGTCTATTTATCGATAACCATATATAGAGAATTACTTATCACCAGTTTATGATCTCGTGCTCATTTATGATTGACATTTTCTGACTTCTAAGTTGATTTTTGACCTGATACAGGTGGGCCAGGAAGTGGAAAGGGCACCCAATGTGCTAACATTGTGCAACACTATGGGTATACTCACCTAAGTGCTGGTGATCTTCTACAAGCAGAAATAAAATCTGGTTCTGAAAATGGATATAGTTCCTTTGCTCCGTTTGATATGATAGTGAATTAGCGTTAGGTTAATAGTTACATTGTTTTGAACTTAATCTTCTTGTCTCTTTACAAGAATAAGAGATTAGATCTGTAGGTTGAGCCTTGGCATAATGATAGTTTGTCTCCTTTTGGGGTTAAGGTTGTATATCTACACAACCAAGACCTCATCGTGTCGGGAAATGAGTTCATTGCGCTACTAGTCCTGGGATACActtgttattttataattttgtgcaTTTGAATAAATCTTGGTAGAATTGGAACAGAATGTGTAGAATGAGAAACCAATCCGCTACGTTACCAACAACATTTCTGCCAACATCTGCCAACTTTTATTTATAAGAGTATTTAATGGAAGTGTCTTtgtagatgtgtctaataaaaatatcttttttatagctgtgtttaatagaagtgtctttatagatatattttttgaatgtgTCTCTTTGTATATGTgcttaaaatataataattaatcattgTTGGTAATAAGTTGGCAGATAATATGTTGGTACCCTATACTTTTGCAATGAGAAATTATAGTGAAATGGTATCTTATAATTCAACTAAAAGTTGTGACTTTTTGTCAATTCTGATGCTAGTGCCATCTCTTTTTGTTGAGTTTGTGTTGCCTACATCTCTTATcgttttcatatttattttctgACATTTGAAAATTGATAGTACAATGATTCAAAATacgattaaagaagaaaaaattgttCCATCGGAAGTTTTCCTCGTAATGAGGAAAACCAAGCAGCATTTGAGAAAGTGGTAATTATTAATTCTATTAAATATCTTTTCATTTGTGATTGTTTCCAGTATGGTTGTGAAAACTTGTAACTTTGAGAATAAACTGTGGTCTGCAAACAGGAATGGAACCATCATTgtcctatttttttattatccagAGGAGGAAATGAAGAGGTGACTTTTAAGTACGAACCAGGTTTGGGCTCTTTTTCCCtttcctttatatatatatatatatattggttaTGGTTCAGTACTAAATAGCAAATACTATCTTTTGATATTAAAGGGTAGAGAAGATGACAATATTGAAACAATAAGGAAGCGGTTCAAGGTTTTCTTGAAGTTAAAATCTTTTCTGGTTGATCTTTACTTTTAACTAATTAGCTTGGTTTGTCCACAGGGAATGAGTGGGAGGTCCTTGAGAAAACTTCCATTTTTGGCACATGCTGCGCTTGCCAATCCTTTCAATTGCAACCCTATTAAGTTTTTATGTACAATGAGAGTCCCTAGGAATTAAATTATTAGTTTTGTTATagaattgtaatttttaattataattataacatgtaaataattcatataaatcaataaaaaatcgattctttttaaattttctaattttctcctttttttttaatttgacaaaGAAATAGGCAACACTTTGAAAGCGTGGCAAAAGGTTCTAGCTGACAAGCCACAGTTTTGAAGGGTGGTTGTATGTCTCCTATTGGTACGCTTTCGAACGTAGCCAAAATCAATGCACACGTTCCTAAAAGTATGTCAACAAAAAAGCGTGCTAATAGATTAAGAAAAACGTAGCAGTAGAGTGTGTTGTAACTCAAAAAGCGTAGTGAAAATTATTGTTACgcttttttcaactttttgccAAAAGCCTGGTTATCTTGTAGTGCATTCACAAGAAAAACTACATTTCAATCAATTATATAGAGCATTTGAAGAACAAAAGTTATAGTCATCAAAGAAACATAATAAtggttggtttcatgcatatcacaaaccaagcaatcaaagttccaaaaaaaatgataaaaaggaaaataattaaACACTATGTAGCACTTCTAGAGATTTCCTATAATAGAACAAGCAATGAagattgaatttttataataatggaGGGAACAGAAAACCAGCCACTAATAAGTGGCGACAGTTACAGTAACCCTTTAACCGCTACAATGATAATGAGCGGTGACGGCTCAAAGTAACCGTAGCCATTCCCTTGAAATGCGAAGCACCTTCCTTCTCCTGAGCAAGCACTGCTTGCCATGTTCCCTAGTTCCATTGGtcttttcctcttcctccttcccCTATTCACTACTCATCATGTACTTCTCTACAGCTTCAACCAGtctctctcttttcatcatCACTTCAGCTTTCTCTTCATCACCGGAACACCAATGCGAATAATTCAAAAGACAGTATTTTCtacaagattttaaaataatgttcatcaaattataaaaacatTCACCTAATAAAAAAAGCACTGCCTCCATGAAGCATTAATTTCTTCCAACCATTTATTATAGTACTTTGCAATTGATCTATGTAGTAATAACGGAAGAAAATTAGATGAGGGGAAAAAACTTCACTCTGCATTTGATAAATGAAGATAAATCTTCAGTCTTTCTTGGACAGTTCCAtttccatgatatcttggatcAGAAGATTCACGTTTTGGTGTGAAGAACCTCCTCCTTCCACAGCACTCTTAGCCATCTCCGCAAGCTCTTTTgcccttcttcttctctcttcagTCTCCGTGTTCTCTTCCATTAACTCTTTTATGGCAttcttcacttcttccttcttcaccAAAACCCCTGTTTCCTCTTCACCCCAATTCACAGGACTCTCCACTCCAACACTGACACCAACTCTCAATATTTCCACAACAAATATCTGATTGAAGAATTGATCGCCGAACAATGGCCATGTTAGCATTGGCACCCCGTCACATATTGCTTCTAAGGTCGAATTCCAACCACAGTGTGTTAAAAACCCTCCCACAGAAGGGTGGGACAGTATTAGTACCTGTGGAGCCCAACCTCTGATCAAGAGGCCACGACCATTAATTCTATGGTCAAAACCCGATTGCTTAATCCATTCATTCAGTTCTTCTGATTGGTTCCTTTCCCTGATGGCCCAAATGAATGGCCTATTAGATTCTTCCAAGGCCATAGCAAGCTCTATGAACTGCAAGGGAGTTAAATTGCACATGCTTCCAAGGCAGACATAAATAACAGAATTTGTTTCTTGCGAATCAAGCCACTTCATGAAACGTTCCTCGTCGATAGAGGCCCTGTTTCCTCTCCAAGCCTTGTCCGAGTGATCCTTGTTCCTAAGCGAAACCGGTCCGATGCACCACACTTTTCCGTTTTTCGCCTTCTTGAAGTCCCTTGCATAAGGTGGCTCCAACTCCTCGAAAGAATTTACCACCGTTCCATAGGCCGCCATTTCAGCCACTCCCATTTTATCAACAAACTCTTGCCACTTCCAATTCGTCGTAGCTCCCGGAAGCTGAGCTTTGGTGACCATAATTTTGTGAGGGATTCCAGGTATGGGAAAGTACTCTGAATCCTTGGCTACGCTATCTAGAATGTTGGAGGTTAGAACATTTATGTTCCACGATAAACAGAAGCAACTAACCCCGTAGAAAGAGATTCTTGGGACGTTGAATTTGGCGGCTATGTGTGAAGTATATGGCAAACCTACATCAGAGATTATGCAGTTTGGTTTTGGTGTCAATTCCCCGAACAGCTTCTCTGCTGGTTCTTGAAGTAGGTCACTTGCAGCACTGAAGAAGCTATAGGCCATGGCCATTGAAGGAAGCATGTCGAAATTCTCACAGCCTTGTGGAAATCCAGCTTTTTCCGATGGGAACTCGATCTGTTCCAAGCGGAGATTGAGGCCAGAATCCGAAGCCCGAGAGAATGTTTGCGAGACGCGAGAAGCGTTGTGAGGGGTTGTTACGACGGTTACAACAACGTTGTCTTGGTGTGATAATACTGTGGCGATGTCTATCATTGGGAGCATATGGCCTGGGGACATGAGTGGGAACACCACAAAGTGAAGCTGCTGCTTATGTGTTTGGGATGCCATTTTTTGTGTGGTTGGATACTGGAAACTATGGAAGAAGGAAATTGATGATTGTTCCACCTTATAATGTTTCCAGAAAGCAAGATGGTAGTGGGTGAAGACTAAAACAAGAAGTACTCATCCGATTGAAGACTGAAGCAGCTTCCTAGCTGTTTCGGACGtcaacaactttttttttttaattatagagTAAATAGCCAATTTGAATTCAGTTTTGAAAAAATAGACTTTAACATTTGTTTATGATAGAATAACTCCCAGTAAATAGGGAATGGATCTCTCAATTGTTGAAAAAGATTGAGAAAGTAAAATATgatctataattttttaatatattctctcttatattttttttaattccacatataataattaatagtaAAAGATTATACTTCACTttttcaattgttaaaaaaCAATTGAGAagattcatttttcaaaaaatatatttcatttGATAAAATAACCTAAACGTTTggttaatagttaatttattataaaatttttactattcTCTCTCTCCACTTTTCAGTTTATTACTATCCCATCATATTACTATTGTAACAGTTTCTATCAACAACCTAATATTGACACTTGTTTCTTCCATCGCAGCTGCCATgacctttttctctctctcctacAGCCAACCACAACCACTACAAAAGGACTTTCACTTTATCTATTGTTGACATGGTCGATTCTACAAAAGGACCTCCACTTCATTGGTAGCCTCGCCTCGTGACTCATCGTCGCCTCTCTCTAATCATCAGACGCTATCGTCATTCTTTGTTGTCACCTTGTGTTTCATCATCTCCCTCTATTCTTTTGAGAAAATTATAGAATAAACTTGATTGAAACTAAATTCTCTAAAACCCACacctttttcattttctattctaaaacaacttttttttctttcttatcaagTATTTCTCccttgttttattatttttcatcatcatcttcaaattgttcattgttttttattaaaattttgggtcaagatttatttttggtttctCCATAGCCTACAATTATGAATGTCTAATTTAACAAtcgggcctgctacacatacaagtttaCAAGCTTACAAGTTGGCCCAGCCCAAATAGAACTCACGCGCATGAAGAGAGATAACATGGCGCGTCAAAATCACGCGCTCAACACTCAAACGGTTACGTATGgcagactcttccacttcttccacttcttccacttctcaaAGCACGAAAACAAGGAAACCCTCCCATTTTCGAGCGAAAATCAaagttcaaaatatacaaatcgTTGTTCGAAACCTCCATCAAACTCTCCGTGAAGAATCTGAAGAGAAAACAAAGCAACAATACTCAACGTAAGTTCATTAAGATTcctgtatattttacttttcttctacatcgttcttctagggtttactattattcttgcttctttgttacACTGTTCTAAGTTCTACGTCGTTCGTCTAAGTTCTACGTCGTTCTACGTTGTTGTTCTAACTTCTCCTGCtattgttgttgattattgGGGGGTTTATTCCGTAGATTGGGGGGTGTATACTGCTTAACCTTGTAATGTGACTTGATATTGAAGCATggttgagtgatatctgactaATATTTATATGGATGTATCTGAATAATATCTATGGGTATATCTcactgttatcaatgggtgtatcttNNNNNNNNNNNNNNNNNNNNNNNNNNNNNNNNNNNNNNNNNNNNNNNNNNNNNNNNNNNNNNNNNNNNNNNNNNNNNNNNNNNNNNNNNNNNNNNNNNNNNNNNNNNNNNNNNNNNNNNNNNNNNNNGGTGGGTTGATGCACATCCCACCACTGAGGGTGGATCACAAACTCTTAAGGGAGCTGGCAAACAACTTCAAACTTGGGGAGAACAGACTGAAGACAGGATATGGTTCTTTccaaataacacaaaaaaataggTCATGCGCTTGGCATCAATGCAACAGGTAACTAGCTTAAAATTATAGGTGtatattaagttgatgcttgggtgtatttAAACCGACTTGGATACTTTGTTGTCttcctttttgtaggagatctattttctgagaaagttgagtataagaaactttctgatgatgacaaaataatttatagaagATTCCAGGGTAAGACCCTCAAAAGTCTTACCGATGAAATGATGGAAATCGGCGTTTGCAACGAAGAGGAATGCCTGATGTTCAAGAGGATATTCATCCTCTACATACAGATGGAGTTCCTTTTGCCAACGACGATAAACAAAATAT
This portion of the Arachis duranensis cultivar V14167 chromosome 6, aradu.V14167.gnm2.J7QH, whole genome shotgun sequence genome encodes:
- the LOC107494351 gene encoding UDP-glycosyltransferase 73C1, whose product is MASQTHKQQLHFVVFPLMSPGHMLPMIDIATVLSHQDNVVVTVVTTPHNASRVSQTFSRASDSGLNLRLEQIEFPSEKAGFPQGCENFDMLPSMAMAYSFFSAASDLLQEPAEKLFGELTPKPNCIISDVGLPYTSHIAAKFNVPRISFYGVSCFCLSWNINVLTSNILDSVAKDSEYFPIPGIPHKIMVTKAQLPGATTNWKWQEFVDKMGVAEMAAYGTVVNSFEELEPPYARDFKKAKNGKVWCIGPVSLRNKDHSDKAWRGNRASIDEERFMKWLDSQETNSVIYVCLGSMCNLTPLQFIELAMALEESNRPFIWAIRERNQSEELNEWIKQSGFDHRINGRGLLIRGWAPQVLILSHPSVGGFLTHCGWNSTLEAICDGVPMLTWPLFGDQFFNQIFVVEILRVGVSVGVESPVNWGEEETGVLVKKEEVKNAIKELMEENTETEERRRRAKELAEMAKSAVEGGGSSHQNVNLLIQDIMEMELSKKD